A region from the Lolium perenne isolate Kyuss_39 chromosome 4, Kyuss_2.0, whole genome shotgun sequence genome encodes:
- the LOC127295143 gene encoding MYB transcription factor 69 — translation MGRPPCCDNGGAGVKKGPWTPEEDIVLVSYIQQHGPGNWRSVPENTGLMRCSKSCRLRWTNYLRPGIKRGNFTPHEEGIIIHLQALLGNKWAAIASYLPQRTDNDIKNYWNTHLKKKVKRLQQQTHPADHSWKEQPTTASNATAATTSSNCYNPISNNLDEATQAAMAYPDTTCNAVPATMAVSKLFQSWMMKAPAPAVGDYRAMVAMQEFQDDRQTGAAVSANSGDRSSSSEMMAGHGEAPVATTFSLLENWLLDDMVPGQAAMDGLVEFSAGCYADPIMF, via the exons ATGGGGAGGCCACCGTGCTGTGACAATGGTGGCGCCGGCGTCAAGAAGGGGCCATGGACGCCGGAGGAGGACATCGTCCTCGTCTCCTACATCCAGCAACATGGCCCGGGGAACTGGCGCTCCGTGCCTGAGAACACCG GGTTGATGAGGTGCAGCAAGAGCTGCAGGCTGCGGTGGACCAACTACCTCAGGCCCGGAATCAAGCGAGGGAACTTCACCCCTCATGAGGAAGGGATCATCATCCACCTCCAGGCATTGCTTGGCAACAA GTGGGCAGCAATAGCCTCCTACCTGCCCCAAAGAACAGACAACGACATCAAGAACTACTGGAACACGCACCTAAAGAAGAAGGTGAAGAGGTTGCAACAACAAACACATCCTGCAGATCACTCCTGGAAGGAGCAGCCGACCACTGCCTCCAATGCAACGGCAGCAACCACCAGCTCAAATTGCTACAACCCTATCAGCAACAACCTCGATGAAGCCACGCAGGCCGCCATGGCCTACCCTGACACCACCTGCAACGCTGTGCCTGCCACCATGGCAGTCTCCAAGCTCTTCCAATCTTGGATGATGAAGGCGCCAGCACCGGCTGTGGGAGACTACAGGGCTATGGTGGCCATGCAGGAGTTCCAGGATGACCGGCAGACTGGTGCTGCAGTTTCTGCGAACAGTGGCGACAGGTCATCGTCCTCAGAGATGATGGCAGGCCATGGCGAGGCTCCCGTGGCCACCACTTTTTCGCTGCTCGAGAACTGGCTGCTTGACGACATGGTACCGGGGCAGGCTGCCATGGACGGGCTCGTGGAGTTCTCTGCTGGTTGCTATGCAGATCCTATAATGTTCTGA
- the LOC127295142 gene encoding actin-related protein 2/3 complex subunit 5A: protein MASSAAYHETDENLEALISRIEQKSRKIETLLKQSKPVEALKTALEGSPLKTRDERCKSANWIVVHRAMMAIRDIDGMFNSLDPEYYDILMKYLYRGLSTGDRPTCDQCLKIHEKLTEKAGLGCILRSLADTVNTV from the exons ATGGCCTCGTCGGCGGCGTACCACGAGACGGACGAGAATCTGGAGGCCCTCATCAGCCGTATCGAGCAGAAGTCCCGCAAGATCGAGACTCTCCTCAAGCA GTCGAAGCCGGTGGAGGCCCTGAAGACGGCGCTCGAGGGCTCGCCCCTCAAGACCCGCGATGAGCGATGCAAG TCGGCGAACTGGATCGTGGTGCACCGCGCCATGATGGCGATCAGGGACATCGACGGCATGTTCAACTCGCTGGATCCCGAGTACTACGACATCCTCATGAA GTACCTGTACAGAGGTTTGTCCACGGGTGACAGGCCAACTTGTGACCAATGCCTCAAAATTCATGAAAAACTGACGGAGAAAGCAGGCTTAGGATGCATACTGAGGTCACTTGCTGATACTGTAAACACTGTGTGA